GCAGCTACAGGTGCGCCTGCCCGACCTGGAACGCCCGATCAAGCTGGGCGGCCGCGTGGCATGGATCTCCGACGGCAAGTCGGGCTCCCCGTCTGGCATGGGCATCGAGTTCCAGGAAATGACCCCGGAGCTGCGCCAGACGATCAACGACCTGGTGCGCCGCCTGCGCCACAAGGACTGACGGCGCACCAGACTCCCCGAGGCCGAGCGAAGGCCGCCCTGAGCGAGGCCGCAAGCGCGGTCACGCGCGCGCAGCGAGCCGCAGGCAAGCGAACGCCCAGTCAGGCTAGAACGGGATCTCGTCGTCCGCGCCGCCGCCGCCGCCGCCACCGGCTTGCGAGAGCGGGTCGTCGCCGCCGCCGCGCGCCTGGCTGTCGTCGGAGCCGCCCATCGGGCCGCCGCCTTCGCCGCGCCGGCCGAGCATCTGCATGCTCAGCGCGACGATCTCGGTGGTCTGCCGCTTGTTCCCTTCCTTGTCTTCCCAGTCGCGCGTCTGGATGCGGCCTTCCACGTAGACCTGGCTGCCCTTGCGGAGATACTCACCGCAGATCTCCGCGAGCCGCGCCCAGGCCACGATGCGGTGCCACTCGGTGCGGTCCTTCCAGTTGCCGTCGCGGTCCTTGAACCGCTCGTTGGTCGCGATCGAGAAACTCGCGACGGGCTGTCCGCTCTGCGTGTACCGCAGCTCCGGGTCCC
The genomic region above belongs to Myxococcota bacterium and contains:
- a CDS encoding TIGR02266 family protein, whose translation is MAGKPKGRADRRHSDRENIKIPVDYSAVDAFFSEFTTNINEGGMFIETDNPAVIDSTVQLQVRLPDLERPIKLGGRVAWISDGKSGSPSGMGIEFQEMTPELRQTINDLVRRLRHKD
- a CDS encoding single-stranded DNA-binding protein; this encodes MASVNKVIIVGNVGRDPELRYTQSGQPVASFSIATNERFKDRDGNWKDRTEWHRIVAWARLAEICGEYLRKGSQVYVEGRIQTRDWEDKEGNKRQTTEIVALSMQMLGRRGEGGGPMGGSDDSQARGGGDDPLSQAGGGGGGGADDEIPF